From the genome of Solanum lycopersicum chromosome 12, SLM_r2.1:
ATTTTGACATTCTCAAGACACTTGAAACTTCACAAAGGCAACACTTAGACCACAATTAAACCCTAAACTTCATAGATTTTCGTGTGTCGCTCACCACTTTGTATGGGGCATTTGTCTTTTAGATTTCTCCAGTTAACTCTATCCACCAAGGTTAGAACCTATCGGGAaaaaatcacctagtgtttttatCTATATTGAAACTGATACCTGAGACTTTATCATTCTTAACCACTTTATTGACTACTAGGCTACACACACGCCCCAAAACTACTGGTAAGACAAATATAGACCTTTTCTCCTGTTAATATACAAATCAAAAACAGTGAGAATCAATCTCAAAATGTCTTAACTGCTTCACTCAGCATCACATGTCACAATCGTATCATCGACATATAAGAGATGAGCTATTTCTACTCAACACATTGTTATAACAATAAAATGCAAATCGTTGTCTCAACGATATACATAAACTTCTGGATGAATTGATGTGAATACAATGTCTAATCCACAATGAAACTTCTTGATCTGATCGCAACTTAGACTGATATAATGCATAAGCAGTCTGCAAAGACTAGATTTCAGGTATGGTACTCCGACTTCTACACTGAGAAACTGTCTACTTTCGACATGAGTTGCCTGTCATCTTGGTTTATTCATCCTGCTTTTGGATCAGTGAAACAATGGCAAGAATAAGCTATCCGAGCAAGCATCAAGATATGAAGCCAAACAAGCAAATAAGTTAAAACCTGATTTTCTgctatgttgctcagactctccaaaaatgttgtCCCGCACTTATCAGATCCACTAAAACTACACTACTTTCGAAGGATTCAACAAGCACATgacaacatttttgaagagtttgaaTAACATAGATTTATTGGGTTAAAGTAGTACATAAATAACATTTTCATCCTTTCACTGAAATCAACATGCAAAACTTGTAATAAATTCATTTCTCTACTTGCCTGGTGGACTAAGAAGTTGCAACAGCATTTATTCTCCCGAAATTTCTCTCCAGTTGCACTTCTAGAGTTTCGTTACCAATATTTTGCTGCTCCTCTTGGATCTCTTTCGCTGAAAGCACTGCAGATTGGCTTGAATTTTCCAGCTCTATTATCTGCAAAGTCGGAATATCTCCCAGATCGTGAGGGATGCTGTCTAAGTGAAGACAACACTTAAGAACTAGATGTTCCAGGACAGGAAAATGATCATTTGAGGCACTCCAGTGCTCTAAATCAAACATCTCGATCTGCAACAGTTTTAAAGAACAGAATCCCTCTTCAACTTGTTCCCACTTTGTTCCTGTGAAGGCATAAGGTTTTAGTTTGAGTACCTCAAGATTCGGTAATCTACAAAGAGAGGTCATACTCTCCCATGGCAAGTAGGTGAAGCTCAAAGTTAACTTCTTGAGATTCTCTGGAAGTGCATCGAGATGAAATGCTAATTTCGGTACTTGTACAGGTGCTCTCAACCCAACAATCTTTAATGCTTCGAGTTGAGGTAGGAGAGCGAGATTTCTAAGGCAATCTGACCACAAGTCTGATATTGTATCACTACAATAAGGCCACAGATTTTCAGACGTGTAAAGAAAATCACTCCACGGAATCTGGACTGGATAAGTATACTCGACCGTTTCACATATTCCCAATTTCTTCAACTTAGGAGTGCTTGAGAAGACATCTGTTGTACAATCTGCAAGGGTAATGTTGGTAAGTGTTTGTAGGTTATTCAAGACCAATGAATTGTATCCGTTACGTTCTTCATTGGTTTGGCTTGGCAAACAGATGCTTGGTTTAATATGAAGATGTCTGAGGTTTGGCATCTTCCAAATCTCCCGAGGCAAAGTCGAGTTTCTTGAATACACATGAAGAATTAAAGTCTGCAAACTCCAAAATTGTGATACCGTTGGAGGGAATTCACTACTAGTGGCCAATGCAAGGTAACGCAAATTAACAAGTTGCATTATCTCACTAGGAAACTGAGGGAAATGTTGGAAATTGATATCAAGAATATCAAGAACTCTGAGCAATTTGAAGTccataaatgaaaatattggaCTTTGAGGAAATGAAAATATTGGACTTTGAGAAACATTGAATCCCAAGAGGGAACGAGAAAATGAAACAGTAGGATCAGTGGGGTGAAATGAGTAACTTGAGAAGATGGTGCTACAATTGAAACTAACTCGACGCAGAGCTGTTATGCCCTCTGATAGAACATCAAGGGATTGCTTCTTCAAGAAATGTAGAAAGTTTTGTCTTTTAGCTTCTTCTAAGCAAAAGTCTCGCATGATATCATGGAGTTTACATGTTTTGAGTTTTCCGTTAGACCGCTTTACAGCTAAAACCAAACTTCTATCAATAAGATCCTCCAAGCACTCCTCAGCTATCTCTTCCACGGTTGTAACACCTGTTGCATTAAGAAAGCCCTCAGCAACCCACAACCTGATCAGCTTCCACACATGAATCTCAAAATCTTCGGGAAATGCTCCCATGTACAAGAAGCAAGCTTTTAGATGTTGAGGCAAGTGGCTGTAACTTAGAGCAAGTATGTCTAAACACTGCCCTGGCTCACGATTCACAACGGAATCCACACTTTCTGCAACATTGTTCCAGCAATCAGTAGTCTTGCTCATTTTCGAGAGATGCCCTGCAACCACAACAATTGCTAGAGGTAGTCCTTGGCATTTTTCTGCAATACTTCTTCCAATCTCTTCCAATTCAAATGGACATCCTCTTTTCCCAAAAATTTTCCGACGGAGTAGCTCCCAACCTTCATCATTGTCTAGAAAATCCAGTCGGTGAGGTTGCCGATCAGGATTAACATAAGTTGCTAGATCAATGAGCCTACTCGTTAGAATGATACGACTTCCATTATCATCATCAGGAAACAACCTGCTCAAATTGTCCCAAGCATCAGTGCTCCACATGTCATCGACAACAATAAGAAATCTCTTGCATATTAAACTTTTTCTCACTCGATCCGCAGTTTCTTGATCTCTTCTTTCATATATTTCTTTCGAAGAACGAGTCATTAGTTGATCAGCATTTTGTTTGTCACTCTCTTGATTGATTTCATCGGTTGGAGGAACAACAGAATAAAAGAGATCAAATAAAATGTCTCTTTCTCTATACTCTTGAGAAACAGTTACCCAAGCACGAACATCAAACCGATTAACAACAGAAATATCATTATATGCTCTCTTCGCAAGAGTTGTTTTACCAATACCAGCCATTCCGACTATACAAATGATATCTAGTTCAGAAGGCCCACCTCTGAGCCTATCAATTATTTTCTCCAAGTCTTCCTGGAAACCAACAGGTTTTTGTTGCACATCTGGACTACTTGTCGATATATGCCTAGCCGGTAAAACCTGTTTATGAAACTTCAAAGTGCTAATCTTGTCACCCTTAATTTTCGTCACTTCTTTTTTGATGAATTCCATTTCTTCAATTGCTACCTGCAACCTCCTACATAGGACTTCGAAAGCCTTTCTTCGGTAATTTGCATTTTTTGccacaaaatattttctcagCTTCGAGTCAACAATATCTTCAACTTgatatgttttctctttgatCTTTCCTTCCAACATTTTCAGCCTTTCATGCCTATGCTTTATCGTTTCAGAATCCGTCAAAAACTCTTGAAAAgcaataattcttttgcttagtgACAAAATTTGTTCTTTCCTCTTAAGATTATTCAGTAATGGATGATTGCATTGCATGAACAACTCGAGCGAGCATACAGCAGAGGTTAAAGCAGCATAAGCCATTTCTTCTTCCTTAGAAATTACATTAAACAAACTATGATCAAACTAGACGTCGGAGCAGCTTTCCTTTAGTTATTTCTAGGGACAACACACAGATGTATTATGCAGTCGTAATAACAGGTAACACAGTCTATAGTAATCTTAACCCGCTAACTACGAAACAAAgtaaacaacaacatacatattaACAGTTGTATGAGttaaaatccaagaaatgaacAATTCTGAGGTGTTTGGAAAAGAAGAACGAgttttttaacttatatacaccGACAATGAAAACACGCTCACAAGTCATGACTAATGTCTATCTTAAGCTCATCCGAGCTCAATATCTTTGGCTTGCTTAGACtctatacatatttatatacaaCAAAAAGTCGACTTACTAGTCAACGAAGTGGTTTGAGAACTACGAGATCTCGAGTTCAAATCCCAATACAGATAAAAACACTAACGTCATTTCTTTCCATCTATCCTATCCTTTGTCCATAATGTTACTGGTGGGAAGTGACAGATATCCTGTGGAACAATAGCGTAGCTAGAAGCACGAAACTCACTAGGTTTTGCTTAAACATTGTATTCGTGTTGAAAATTTCATTGAATATGGACACATATTAGATTTATAACCAACAATTATCACTTGAAGTCATCAATTCCAAAATGTAGAAcccaaagttaaaatattagcTCTTTCTCTACTATGGAATTAGTACAGATACACGCAAGCTGTCTCAGACACCACGGTcgttttaataataaaaaaaaactatagaaCTACAAATAACATGTTTAGATCTCAATTCCGAACCCATAAAGTTCAAATAATGGATCTTCCCCTGCAGGTAGTAATCCTTTTACTTTATCAAATGATTTTCAACAATCTTAAAGATAGTACACATCTAAATTACTTCTAATAAGTAGTACTATTAAATAAagtgaaaatattgaaaaatattagcaaaatttataagaaaagtTTACCTGAtagcaatgatttaatttctTGATAAAGAAAAAAGGAGGAGGCAAAAAAAGCAGCAAGATAGACCCTTCAATGCTTCATTTGACAAGTCATGATcaagaaaaatacattattgTGACTTTAATTTTTGGTAGGAGTTTCATTGACCactaaattattatattctttttttaaaaaaagacaagGGCAAAATGGTCAAATTTATTATCAATGATAGGggtatatgtgaaagttttttTAACGAGGTGTATATCAGATTTGAATCACAAAAttacatattatataaaattctttGCTAATATAGAacaatgtcaattttttttataacagaataaaataaaaatagtatcatacaaaaaaaaaataatttgttctgTTCGAACAGAATATTGACTATGTAATACAAACTCTAACATTTAGtatgtataatatattaatatatcttttaactTAACTTTAGCCGATATTTATGCCCTCAACTTTTGAGTTTGTACAAAGTAGACATCTagacttatataaaattgaataagtatACACATGTATCGTAAATGTTATAATACGCATAAGATACAAAATTGTCATGTGGGACGAATGCGtctattgtttaattttatacaagtttaagtatctATTTGTTCACACCcaaagtaaaatattataattttcagTTGATGTCAAGTTAAgagtcatgtttatgtattatgcttcTTTAGTATaagaaaacttttatttttgttgcttCAAATATCTGGTGTTTGAAATTCACTATTTCGATCAATTCAACTTTACTTTCAAAGAGGTTTTAGTGCtctttatcaaaagaaaattctaTTTCCTAAATTCGTACTTAAATCTCTGGTTAAGAATGAAAGTAACCTTTACCGTtccattacttttttttttttggtttggtaTTATTAGATAAATTAATGGCATTAGTTTAAGCACTTAAAGACCAATGAAACATTTCCTTAATTTCCTCAAAAAACAGTTACAATTTCCTCCTTTTAAATTCACATTTTCCAACTTTTTTTAATCAccaaattaac
Proteins encoded in this window:
- the LOC101256949 gene encoding putative late blight resistance protein homolog R1B-16 encodes the protein MAYAALTSAVCSLELFMQCNHPLLNNLKRKEQILSLSKRIIAFQEFLTDSETIKHRHERLKMLEGKIKEKTYQVEDIVDSKLRKYFVAKNANYRRKAFEVLCRRLQVAIEEMEFIKKEVTKIKGDKISTLKFHKQVLPARHISTSSPDVQQKPVGFQEDLEKIIDRLRGGPSELDIICIVGMAGIGKTTLAKRAYNDISVVNRFDVRAWVTVSQEYRERDILFDLFYSVVPPTDEINQESDKQNADQLMTRSSKEIYERRDQETADRVRKSLICKRFLIVVDDMWSTDAWDNLSRLFPDDDNGSRIILTSRLIDLATYVNPDRQPHRLDFLDNDEGWELLRRKIFGKRGCPFELEEIGRSIAEKCQGLPLAIVVVAGHLSKMSKTTDCWNNVAESVDSVVNREPGQCLDILALSYSHLPQHLKACFLYMGAFPEDFEIHVWKLIRLWVAEGFLNATGVTTVEEIAEECLEDLIDRSLVLAVKRSNGKLKTCKLHDIMRDFCLEEAKRQNFLHFLKKQSLDVLSEGITALRRVSFNCSTIFSSYSFHPTDPTVSFSRSLLGFNVSQSPIFSFPQSPIFSFMDFKLLRVLDILDINFQHFPQFPSEIMQLVNLRYLALATSSEFPPTVSQFWSLQTLILHVYSRNSTLPREIWKMPNLRHLHIKPSICLPSQTNEERNGYNSLVLNNLQTLTNITLADCTTDVFSSTPKLKKLGICETVEYTYPVQIPWSDFLYTSENLWPYCSDTISDLWSDCLRNLALLPQLEALKIVGLRAPVQVPKLAFHLDALPENLKKLTLSFTYLPWESMTSLCRLPNLEVLKLKPYAFTGTKWEQVEEGFCSLKLLQIEMFDLEHWSASNDHFPVLEHLVLKCCLHLDSIPHDLGDIPTLQIIELENSSQSAVLSAKEIQEEQQNIGNETLEVQLERNFGRINAVATS